In the Acidimicrobiales bacterium genome, one interval contains:
- a CDS encoding aldehyde dehydrogenase: MKVFDRLFIGGEWVSSSGTGTIDVINPTTEEVAGRVPDATEADVDKAVALARDAFDNGPWPRMTPAERAEILTKVSQAVQADMQGFAELITIEMGSPVAWGTMAQVFAPTMIMDYYAGLASTFQFDEVRQGLMGEVLVAKEPVGVVAAISPWNVPMFIAAAKLSPALVAGCTVVFKPAPETPLDAFRLAELFEAAGLPKGVLSVLPAGREVGEHLVRHPGINKVSFTGSTVAGKKIGAICGEQLKRFSLELGGKSAAVLLDDVDLAQALPMLLPNALMNNGEACIAQTRILAPRDRYQEVVDALVESVSAMKVGDPLDPTVEVGPLVAERQRDRVEGYIKLGQEEGAKIAIGGGRPAMDKGWFVEPTVFVNVDNSMRIAQEEIFGPVLAVIPYDGGDAEAVAIANDSSYGLCGSVWTGDPERGLKVARGVRTGTYMLNSPIPIDFSTPFGGYKESGMGREFGPDGLELFLEKKSINLPAGFSPSV; encoded by the coding sequence GTGAAGGTTTTCGACCGGCTGTTCATCGGTGGCGAGTGGGTGAGCTCTTCGGGCACCGGCACCATCGACGTGATCAACCCGACGACCGAAGAGGTCGCCGGTCGCGTCCCCGACGCCACCGAGGCGGACGTCGACAAGGCCGTCGCCCTGGCACGCGACGCCTTCGACAACGGCCCGTGGCCGCGCATGACCCCGGCCGAGCGGGCCGAGATCCTCACCAAGGTCTCCCAGGCCGTCCAGGCCGACATGCAGGGCTTCGCCGAGCTCATCACCATCGAGATGGGCTCGCCCGTCGCCTGGGGCACCATGGCCCAGGTGTTCGCGCCCACGATGATCATGGACTACTACGCCGGCCTGGCCTCGACGTTCCAGTTCGACGAGGTGCGCCAGGGCCTCATGGGCGAGGTCCTCGTGGCCAAGGAGCCGGTCGGCGTGGTGGCGGCCATCAGCCCGTGGAACGTGCCCATGTTCATCGCCGCCGCCAAGCTCTCCCCGGCGCTGGTGGCCGGGTGCACGGTGGTGTTCAAGCCGGCGCCGGAGACCCCGCTCGACGCCTTCCGCCTGGCCGAGCTGTTCGAGGCGGCGGGGCTGCCCAAGGGTGTGCTGAGCGTGCTCCCGGCCGGTCGCGAGGTGGGCGAGCACCTCGTCCGCCACCCCGGCATCAACAAGGTGTCGTTCACGGGCTCGACCGTGGCCGGCAAGAAGATCGGCGCCATCTGCGGCGAGCAGCTGAAGCGCTTCAGCCTCGAGCTCGGCGGCAAGTCGGCGGCCGTGCTCCTCGACGACGTCGACCTCGCCCAGGCCCTGCCGATGCTGCTGCCCAACGCGCTCATGAACAACGGCGAGGCGTGCATCGCCCAGACGAGGATCCTCGCCCCCCGCGACCGCTACCAGGAGGTCGTCGACGCCCTGGTGGAGTCGGTGTCGGCCATGAAGGTGGGTGACCCGCTCGACCCCACCGTCGAGGTGGGGCCGCTCGTGGCCGAGCGCCAGCGCGACCGGGTCGAGGGCTACATCAAGCTCGGGCAGGAGGAGGGGGCCAAGATCGCCATCGGCGGCGGGCGCCCCGCCATGGACAAGGGCTGGTTCGTCGAGCCCACGGTGTTCGTGAACGTGGACAACTCCATGCGCATCGCCCAGGAGGAGATCTTCGGGCCGGTGCTGGCGGTGATCCCCTACGACGGCGGCGACGCCGAGGCCGTGGCCATCGCCAACGACTCCAGCTACGGGCTGTGCGGCTCGGTGTGGACCGGCGACCCCGAGCGCGGCCTGAAGGTGGCCCGCGGCGTGCGGACGGGCACCTACATGCTGAACAGCCCCATCCCCATCGACTTCTCCACGCCCTTCGGCGGCTACAAGGAGTCGGGCATGGGCCGCGAGTTCGGCCCCGACGGCCTGGAGCTGTTCCTCGAGAAGAAGTCCATCAACCTGCCGGCCGGCTTCTCGCCCTCGGTCTGA
- a CDS encoding methyltransferase domain-containing protein, translated as MAQVDVGELRDKVKVMYKAVAEEPQGTFHFEMGRALAQRLGYPTGDLDGVPPEAIESFAGVGYHLELAAIAAGGRVVDLGSGSGMDAFIAARQAGSDGEVTGIDMTAEQLTKARRLAARDGYPGVRFERGYIEESPVPGGWADVVISNGVINLCDDKAAVFREIARILKPGGRMAISDIVTERQLTEAIVCDVDLWASCIGGAIQEDDYRRAIEDAGLGVVKLQENPEYHFISDSAHGATETFGVKSVSVLACKS; from the coding sequence ATGGCACAGGTGGACGTCGGTGAGCTCAGGGACAAGGTCAAAGTCATGTACAAGGCCGTCGCGGAGGAACCGCAGGGCACTTTCCACTTCGAAATGGGACGAGCCTTGGCGCAGCGCCTCGGCTACCCGACCGGGGATCTGGACGGGGTGCCTCCGGAAGCGATCGAGTCGTTCGCCGGAGTGGGCTATCACCTGGAGTTGGCCGCCATCGCCGCGGGCGGGCGAGTGGTCGACCTCGGGAGTGGTTCGGGCATGGACGCCTTCATCGCAGCCAGGCAGGCAGGATCCGACGGCGAAGTGACCGGAATCGATATGACCGCTGAGCAGCTCACCAAGGCGCGACGCCTCGCGGCCCGGGACGGCTACCCCGGCGTGCGCTTCGAGAGGGGCTACATCGAGGAGTCTCCGGTCCCTGGTGGGTGGGCCGATGTCGTGATCAGCAACGGGGTCATTAACCTGTGCGACGACAAAGCGGCCGTCTTCCGGGAAATCGCGCGGATCCTGAAGCCTGGAGGCCGGATGGCTATTTCCGACATCGTGACGGAGAGACAGCTCACCGAGGCGATCGTTTGCGACGTCGACTTGTGGGCGTCTTGCATCGGGGGTGCGATTCAGGAGGACGACTACCGACGCGCGATCGAGGATGCCGGGCTGGGCGTCGTCAAGCTGCAGGAGAATCCCGAATACCACTTCATTTCGGACTCGGCGCACGGAGCCACAGAGACCTTCGGTGTGAAGAGCGTCTCGGTCCTGGCTTGCAAGTCCTAG
- a CDS encoding universal stress protein — protein sequence MFSKIVVGTDGSGTAGAAVALAIELARQSGATLHLVSAFKDPSTTIAVAHAGAVAVADNALSAAAVKSATEELLAEVAKGAHGIPVESHAVPGAAADVIVTVAEGVGADLIVVGSKGMKGARRIIGSVPNSIAHRAPCNVLIAKTA from the coding sequence ATGTTTTCCAAGATCGTCGTGGGAACCGATGGATCGGGCACTGCCGGGGCCGCCGTGGCGCTGGCCATCGAGCTGGCACGCCAGAGCGGCGCCACGCTGCACCTGGTGTCCGCCTTCAAAGACCCCTCCACCACGATCGCCGTGGCCCATGCCGGCGCGGTCGCCGTGGCCGACAACGCCCTGAGCGCCGCGGCCGTGAAGAGCGCCACCGAGGAGCTGCTGGCCGAGGTGGCCAAGGGCGCGCACGGGATCCCCGTGGAGTCGCACGCCGTGCCGGGCGCCGCCGCCGACGTCATCGTGACCGTGGCGGAAGGCGTCGGGGCCGACCTGATCGTGGTGGGCTCCAAGGGCATGAAGGGCGCCCGGCGCATCATCGGGTCGGTGCCCAACAGCATCGCCCACCGCGCCCCCTGCAACGTGCTCATCGCCAAGACCGCCTGA
- a CDS encoding inositol monophosphatase, with product MDDDALLALCHRVADAVPPALATVEDWRPAGERPGQYAIDLTADRAVLDVLDDAGIGVVSEESGVHRPDAALVAVVDPVDGSTNAARGIPWYATSICILDDDGPRVSVVANLANGVRYHAVRGGGAWRGTSRLVPSGCDALRRAVVGIAGMPGRHLGWAQFRAFGAAALELCAVADGTLDAFVVGTRASLAPWDYLGALLVCSESGAVLGDLRGDELVTTDHGARRAVVAAATPVLLDELTRAATAGAGGAAGAGSAPGPSRPGEADDPPGQGPAPPAP from the coding sequence GTGGACGATGACGCGCTCCTGGCCCTGTGCCACCGGGTGGCCGACGCCGTCCCTCCGGCTCTCGCCACGGTCGAGGACTGGCGGCCGGCGGGCGAGCGCCCCGGGCAGTACGCCATCGACCTGACCGCCGACCGGGCCGTCCTCGACGTGCTCGACGACGCCGGGATCGGCGTGGTCTCCGAGGAGAGCGGGGTGCACCGGCCCGACGCCGCGCTGGTGGCCGTGGTCGACCCGGTCGACGGCTCGACCAACGCGGCCCGGGGCATCCCCTGGTACGCCACGAGCATCTGCATCCTCGACGACGACGGCCCGCGGGTGTCGGTGGTGGCGAACCTGGCGAACGGCGTCCGCTACCACGCCGTGCGCGGCGGCGGGGCCTGGCGCGGCACCAGCCGGCTGGTGCCGTCGGGGTGCGACGCGCTGCGGCGCGCCGTGGTGGGGATCGCCGGGATGCCGGGCCGCCACCTGGGATGGGCGCAGTTCCGGGCCTTCGGCGCGGCCGCCCTCGAGCTGTGTGCCGTGGCCGACGGCACCCTCGACGCCTTCGTCGTCGGGACCAGGGCGTCGCTGGCGCCGTGGGACTACCTCGGGGCCCTGCTCGTGTGCTCGGAGTCCGGCGCCGTCCTCGGGGACCTGCGCGGCGACGAGCTCGTGACCACGGACCACGGCGCCCGCCGGGCGGTGGTGGCGGCTGCCACGCCGGTGCTGCTCGACGAGCTCACCCGGGCGGCCACCGCGGGGGCCGGCGGGGCCGCCGGGGCCGGCTCCGCCCCGGGCCCGTCGCGTCCGGGCGAGGCCGACGACCCACCCGGACAGGGCCCGGCACCGCCGGCGCCGTGA
- a CDS encoding maleylpyruvate isomerase family mycothiol-dependent enzyme — translation MRRTLSDQEIPDMVDTSDLNGLDPYDLLDAEAARIDAYLSSLPTGEWARPSRCAGWSVRDVAAHLAATETYHHACLDGRARELFEAMAARGVSGLSEANELGVRDRDGVPNDEVVAEWRTADADTRHRMRGRDGGDMDSSVGPYPVRLQAFHVASELAIHADDMHVPITAQEAGARWAWRARFSRFAVKESGGDVAVGPRDGSTTVRVNGVDHTLDDAVFVEAVAGRPVPDGAVADEVAAALSLTP, via the coding sequence GTGCGCAGAACGCTCAGCGACCAGGAGATACCGGACATGGTGGACACATCGGATCTGAACGGGCTCGATCCCTACGACCTCCTCGACGCCGAGGCGGCGCGCATCGACGCCTATCTGTCGTCACTGCCCACCGGCGAATGGGCCCGGCCGTCGCGCTGTGCCGGATGGTCGGTGCGCGACGTGGCCGCGCACCTGGCCGCCACGGAGACCTACCACCATGCGTGTCTCGACGGGCGAGCCCGCGAGCTCTTCGAGGCCATGGCGGCGCGCGGCGTCAGCGGCCTCAGCGAGGCCAACGAGCTCGGGGTCCGCGACCGCGACGGGGTCCCGAACGACGAGGTCGTCGCCGAGTGGCGGACGGCCGACGCCGACACCCGGCATCGCATGCGCGGGCGCGACGGTGGGGACATGGACTCGAGCGTCGGCCCCTACCCGGTCCGCCTGCAGGCCTTTCACGTGGCGAGCGAGCTCGCCATCCACGCCGACGACATGCACGTCCCCATCACAGCCCAGGAGGCGGGCGCCCGGTGGGCGTGGCGGGCACGCTTCAGCCGGTTCGCCGTCAAGGAGTCGGGTGGCGACGTCGCGGTGGGCCCCCGGGACGGTTCCACGACGGTCCGTGTCAACGGCGTCGACCACACCCTCGACGACGCCGTCTTCGTCGAGGCCGTCGCCGGTCGGCCCGTCCCGGACGGGGCGGTCGCGGACGAGGTGGCGGCTGCGCTGTCGCTGACGCCGTAG